A stretch of the Leguminivora glycinivorella isolate SPB_JAAS2020 chromosome 2, LegGlyc_1.1, whole genome shotgun sequence genome encodes the following:
- the LOC125237305 gene encoding ATP synthase lipid-binding protein, mitochondrial, producing MLSAARLIAPAARSAIFSNTALVRPLAAVPSQTQIVPAAPAQLSAVRSFQTTAVSKDIDSAAKFIGAGAATVGVAGSGAGIGTVFGSLIIGYARNPSLKQQLFSYAILGFALSEAMGLFCLMMAFLLLFAF from the exons ATGCTGTCTGCCGCTAGATTGATCGCCCCTGCTGCCAGGTCCGCT ATCTTCAGCAACACAGCGCTGGTACGACCACTGGCTGCTGTCCCCTCCCAGACACAGATTGTGCCTGCTGCCCCCGCCCAGCTCTCAGCAGTCCGCTCCTTCCAGACCACAGCAGTCTCGAAAGATATTGACTCTGCTGCCAAATTCATTGGTGCTGGCGCCGCGACAGTCGGAGTAGCTGGCTCTG GTGCTGGTATTGGAACGGTGTTCGGCTCCCTGATCATCGGCTACGCCAGGAACCCATCCCTGAAGCAGCAGCTGTTCTCATACGCCATCCTGGGTTTCGCCCTGTCCGAGGCTATGGGTCTCTTCTGTCTTATGATGGCGTTCCTTCTGCTGTTCGCTTTCTAA
- the LOC125237296 gene encoding juxtaposed with another zinc finger protein 1 codes for MAVFMINICKYNGCGITFPRLADLIEHIEDVHIDYDPAVVEQKEASQPSCIPLSYVLKFFTEASRREIQNMPPVAEVRRRLLSAPKTPSVRSSTPTGSDMDEDEMMSPSEDSNDSWTTVEEYSSEYILRYGVNRLGAASAAGPTVQDKPFACPVPGCKKRYKNVNGIKYHSKNGHKKDGKVKKAYKCQCGKSYKTAQGLKSHSASQHAAGAAALGSARAPGLVVTAAPARLDVDAGKLVRIYDALKAKDLSAFTVSKHGLAGVNIVNGVVRALAPAAKGERPRLAVQARPLAPYGNVGPGREADA; via the exons ATGGCCGTCTTCATGATAAACATATGTAAATACAACGGCTGTGGCATAACTTTTCCAAGATTAGCGGACTTAATTGAACACATCGAAGACGTCCATATcg ATTATGATCCTGCCGTCGTTGAACAAAAAGAGGCTTCCCAGCCTTCATGTATTCCGTTAAGTTATGTGTTGAAGTTTTTCACCGAGGCCTCCAGGCGCGAGATCCAAAATATGCCGCCGGTAGCGGAGGTTCGGCGGCGCCTACTTTCTGCTCCCAAAACGCCATCAGTTCGAAGCAGCACCCCAACTG GTAGCGACATGGACGAGGATGAAATGATGAGCCCGTCGGAAGACAGCAATGATTCTTGGACCACTGTGGAGGAGTACAGCTCTGAATACATACTGCGATATGGGGTCAA TCGCCTAGGCGCGGCGTCCGCGGCTGGCCCGACGGTGCAAGACAAGCCGTTCGCCTGCCCCGTGCCCGGCTGCAAGAAGCGCTACAAGAACGTCAACGGCATCAAGTACCACTCCAAGAACGGCCACAAGAAGGATGGCAA GGTAAAAAAGGCATACAAATGCCAATGCGGCAAAAGCTATAAGACCGCCCAGGGGCTCAAGAGCCACTCGGCCTCGCAGCACGCGGCGGGGGCGGCGGCGCTCGGGAGCGCACGAGCGCCCGGGCTCGTGGTCACGGCCGCGCCCGCGCGCCTGGACGTGGACGCCGGCAAGCTGGTGCGCATCTACGACGCGCTCAAGGCCAAGGACCTGTCCGCCTTCACCGTGTCCAAGCACGGCCTCGCCGGCGTCAACATCGTCAACGGGGTGGTGCGCGCGCTGGCGCCGGCGGCCAAGGGCGAGCGGCCGCGGCTCGCCGTGCAGGCGCGCCCGCTCGCCCCGTACGGTAACGTGGGCCCGGGCCGCGAGGCCGACGCCTAG